The Penicillium oxalicum strain HP7-1 chromosome IV, whole genome shotgun sequence genome contains a region encoding:
- a CDS encoding 60S ribosomal protein produces the protein MTKRTKKVGITGKYGTRYGASLRKQVKKAEVSQHARYICTFCGKNTVKRKAVGIWECKGCNKTVAGGAYTVSTPAAAATRSTIRRLREIVEI, from the exons ATGACCAAGCGCACCAAGA AGGTCGGTATCACCGGCAAGTACGGTACCAG ATACGGTGCCTCTCTGCGTAAGCAGGTCAAGAAGGCCGAAGTTTCGCAGCACGCCCGCTACATCTGCACCTTCTGCGGAAAGAACACCGTGAAGCGCAAGGCTGTTGGTATCTGGGAGTGCAAGGGCTGCAACAAGACCGTTGCCGGTGGTGCCTACACCGTCTC TACCCCCGCCGCTGCTGCCACCCGCTCCACCATCCGTCGTCTTCGTGAGATCGTTGAGATCTAA
- a CDS encoding PHD finger-like domain-containing protein 5A, producing the protein MSRHHPDLVMCRKQPGISIGRVCDKCDGKCPVCDSYVRPTTLVRICDECSFGNYQNKCVVCGGEGISDAFYCFECTRLEKDRDGCPKIINLGSSRTDLFYQKKSFRNQ; encoded by the coding sequence ATGTCTCGCCATCACCCCGATCTCGTCATGTGCCGCAAGCAGCCCGGCATCTCCATCGGCCGTGTCTGCGACAAATGCGACGGCAAATGCCCAGTGTGCGATTCCTACGTGCGACCCACCACTCTCGTGCGAATTTGCGATGAATGCTCCTTTGGCAACTATCAGAACAAGTGCGTTGTCTGCGGTGGAGAGGGCATCAGCGATGCTTTCTATTGCTTTGAATGCACGCGCCTGGAGAAGGATCGAGACGGTTGTCCTAAGATTATAAATCTGGGCAGTTCGAGGACAGATCTCTTTtaccaaaagaaaagttttCGGAATCAATGA
- a CDS encoding Succinate/fumarate mitochondrial transporter — protein MAAKNSNGNRRASPAVNLIAGGGAGMMEALVCHPLDTIKVRMQLSRRATAPGAKPRGFVATGAEIVRRETALGLYKGLGAVLGGIIPKMAIRFTSYESYKAALADKETGNVTSKATFLAGLAAGVTEAVAVVNPMEVVKIRLQAQHHSLADPLDTPKYRSAPHALFTIIREEGFSVLYRGVSLTALRQGTNQAANFTAYTELKAALQRYQPEYANAQLPSYQTTLIGLISGAVGPFSNAPIDTIKTRLQKTRAEPGQSALNRIMVIAKDMFKTEGARAFYKGITPRVMRVAPGQAVTFTVYEFVKGKLEASNWAFVGGKFEE, from the exons ATGGCGGCGAAAAACTCCAACGGCAACAGGAGAGCGTCTCCCGCGGTCAATCTGATCG CTGGTGGTGGCGCCGGTATGATGGAGGCTCTTGTATGCCATCCATTGGACACAATCAAGGTCCGCATGCAGCTCTCACGGAGAGCGACAGCCCCGGGG GCTAAGCCGCGTGGTTTTGTGGCTACTGGTGCCGAGATTGTGCGCCGGGAGACCGCACTGGGTCTCTACAAGGGACTCGGGGCTGTGTTGGGAGGCATCATTCCCAAGATGGCCATTCGATTCACCTCCTACGAGTCATACAAGGCCGCACTCGCCGATAAAGAGACGGGCAACGTCACCAGCAAAGCTACGTTCCTAG CTGGTTTGGCTGCTGGTGTGACCGAAGCCGTGGCGGTGGTCAATCCCATGGAGGTCGTCAAGATCCGTCTCCAAGCTCAACACCACAGTCTGGCTGATCCCCTCGACACACCCAAATATCGCAGTGCCCCTCACGCCCTCTTCACAATCATCCGCGAGGAAGGCTTCAGCGTGCTCTACCGCGGTGTTTCCCTCACAGCCCTGCGCCAGGGTACCAATCAAGCCGCCAACTTCACCGCGTACACGGAGCTCAAGGCTGCTCTCCAACGCTACCAGCCCGAGTATGCAAACGCCCAACTGCCCTCCTACCAGACCACTTTGATCGGTCTGATCTCCGGTGCCGTCGGCCCCTTCTCCAATGCCCCGATTGACACGATCAAGACTCGTCTTCAAAAGACGCGCGCCGAGCCAGGTCAGTCTGCGCTCAATCGCATCATGGTCATTGCCAAAGATATGTTCAAGACGGAGGGTGCGCGGGCCTTTTACAAGGGTATCACTCCTCGCGTGATGCGTGTGGCCCCCGGTCAGGCGGTGACTTTTACCGTGTACGAGTTCGTCAAAGGCAAGCTGGAAGCGTCCAACTGGGCCTTTGTGGGCGGGAAATTTGAGGAATAG